A region from the Leguminivora glycinivorella isolate SPB_JAAS2020 chromosome 3, LegGlyc_1.1, whole genome shotgun sequence genome encodes:
- the LOC125242782 gene encoding serine/arginine repetitive matrix protein 1-like: MLGYFQESIKALQTCIPTGCLALSSRCLSIGPPPAARYHRGALSPSARRPPPAACRPPLAITAVSSVHRRAARRSQSPLATRYHRGALSPLARRPPPAAHYNRGIICPPPRRSPLAITARYSLSPRCPQSIGPPPAARRSLSPRYHLSTAAPLAPRNHRSLLAITAVPSVHWPAARRPPLAITAVSSVHRRAARPRNHRSLLAITAVPSVHWPAARRSLSPRYHLSTAAPLAARNHRSLLAITAVPSVHWPAARRPPLTITAVSSVHRRAARPSQSPLATRYHRGALSPLARRPPLAITAVPSVHRSADCYHHGVI, encoded by the coding sequence ATGTTAGGTTATTTTCAAGAGAGCATAAAAGCGCTGCAAACTTGTATCCCTACTGGCTGCTTGGCGTTATCATCGCGGTGTCTGTCCATCggcccgccgcccgccgctcGCTATCACCGCGGTGCCCTCAGTCCATCggcccgccgcccgccgcccgccgcctgCCGCCCGCCGCTCGCTATCACCGCGGTATCATCTGTCCAccgccgcgccgctcgccgctcgcAATCACCGCTCGCTACTCGCTATCACCGCGGTGCCCTCAGTCCATTggcccgccgcccgccgcccgccgctcACTATAACCGCGGTATCATCTGTCCACCGCCGCGCCGCTCGCCCCTCGCAATCACCGCTCGCTACTCGCTATCACCGCGGTGCCCTCAGTCCATTggcccgccgcccgccgcccgccgctcGCTATCACCGCGGTATCATCTGTCCACCGCCGCGCCGCTCGCCCCTCGCAATCACCGCTCGCTACTCGCTATCACCGCGGTGCCCTCAGTCCATTggcccgccgcccgccgcccgccgctcGCTATCACCGCGGTATCATCTGTCCACCGCCGCGCCGCTCGCCCTCGCAATCACCGCTCGCTACTCGCTATCACCGCGGTGCCCTCAGTCCATTggcccgccgcccgccgctcGCTATCACCGCGGTATCATCTGTCCAccgccgcgccgctcgccgctcgcAATCACCGCTCGCTACTCGCTATCACCGCGGTGCCCTCAGTCCATTggcccgccgcccgccgcccgccgctcACTATAACCGCGGTATCATCTGTCCACCGCCGCGCCGCTCGCCCCTCGCAATCACCGCTCGCTACTCGCTATCACCGCGGTGCCCTCAGTCCATTggcccgccgcccgccgctcGCTATCACCGCGGTGCCATCTGTCCATCGTTCCGCCGATTGCTATCACCACGGTGTCATCTGA